GAGCGGGGGAGAGGACCTGCCAGACACCCGGAGAGGGGCCGGTCTGGCCGGCGGCGGCCGCGTGGCTTACGACGGGGAGCAAGAGAAGGGAACAAAGGAAGAGCCGGCTTACAGGGCGGCGGAACCAAAGCGTACGCATGGGGCGGTATTATAGCAAACCAATCCCCCTGTTATTGCAAACCTCCGGAGGGCTGCCTATAATCCCGCCGGACTCAGCCTCAGTCCTGGTGTTCCATGCTGGCCAAGGTCATGAGCGCCGCCCTCGTCGGTCTCGACGCGCACCCCATCGAGGTCGAGGTGGACATCGGCGGGGGACTGCCGCAGTTCTCGGTCGTGGGCCTCCCGGACGCCACGGTGAAGGAGAGCCGCGACCGGGTCCGCGCCGCGCTCAAGAATACGGGGTTCTCCTTCCCGGTGAAAAAGATCACGGTCAACCTGGCCCCGGCCGGGTTGAAGAAGGAAGGCTCGGGATTGGATCTGCCCATCGCCGTCGGCATCCTAGTCGCGGAAGAGGTGCTCCCGGCCGAGTCGGTGATGGGGCGGACGCTGGTCGGGGAGCTGTCGCTGGACGGAAGGGTGAAGCCGATTGCCGGCGCCCTGTCCATCAGCTTGGCCTGCGCGCGGAACGGGGCGCTTCTGCTGCCGGCCGACAATGCGGCAGAAGCAGCGGTGGTGGACGGAGTGACGGCCTACCCGGTGCGGACCCTGCCGGAAGCGGTCGAGTTTCTAGGGGGGCGGTGCGCGATTCCGCCGGCTTCCGTGGACCGGCAGGTTTTGTTCTCCGAGCGGGTGAACGAGGAGGACGACTTCGCCGATGTCGTGGGCCAGGACCATGCCAAGCGGGCGCTGGAGGTCGCGGCGGCCGGCGGCCACAACCTGCTCACGTTGTGGACACAATTCCAATAAAACTTGTGGCCATATTCAATCACCATTACGATCAGACCTTCCAAGCCCTACCGCAGAAGATTCGTCATCTTTATCAAGCAGTTCTGAAATCTTTCGGCTGATAATTCCACCGAGTGTCCGCAAGAAGCGATCGGCTGCTTTATCGTCATGATGCGGACAGGTATAAGTCACTTTGAAAAGACGCGGGGGATTCCGCTTCTTGCAGCCAATGCGCTTGGGGGCTTCAGTCTCAGGTAAGGAAGTTCGTATTGATTGCTTGGCCATGGGAATGTGGAATGTCCAAACAACAGTCATCTCACCTTGCAATAAGGTATTACAGCGACGACAGGATCCAAGAGCTTGACAAAATCGTCCTGCCTCGAATTCTCCATCATTTCCTTTTCTAGCCCGTCCGTAACATAGAGGTAGTCGTGTCTCTGCTGTAGGTCCTGCTTTCCTTTCTGGACCGAACCAACTCATGATCCCACCGGTCCGTTTCTCACCGGTTTTCACCGTTCCCCGCTGATTTTCTGACCTCTCATCAATCTGACTTCCGATCGACTCGTGGCCGGAGGCCTGTTCCAGTCATTCGGTTGCCACCGTCACTCGTCTCACTCATTCAACAGAAAGGAGAAATCTTATGGGCTGGTTATTCACATCAGGAGCCAGTCGCCGTGACATCATCGCCGAGCGGATCAAGCGCTGGTCCAACGACGGCGTTGAAGCGGTTTGCCTCAAGCATGCCGTCCGCGGGAACGTCCTCTGGACGGTCTGGGAGCATCGGCATGAAGACGGCCGCACGACGCGCTTCATCGGGTGCGACCTCTTGCAATGCAAAAAGGATTGCGGGTGGGGCTACAAGGACATGGACGAATCCTGTCACCCCTATTACTTCACTTGTCCGCTGTCGTTCCTGGACATGGTGCCGCCGTCCTGTGAGCCCTGGCGGGCCAAGGTACGGGCCTACCACGCCAGGATGAACGCCGGCCGTCACCTGACGGTCGGGCAAGTGGTCAAACTGCGGGGCTGCACGATCCCCGAGATCCTGATCATCTCGGTTCGGCCGTTACGCGGCCGGCACAACGGAATCACCTACCGGCTTCGGCGTAGCGACCTGGATTTGGACCCGGAGCAGCCGCCAATGGCTGAGCCGGCGGCCTGACCCTTTACGATCCTCTCGTCTACACGCTTTTACTCTGCTCACATCGTCGTTCTCTCGACCCATCTCATCACACAGAGGAGGTTTTTCATGAACGGTCAACTCGTTCGGACACAACTCCGCCGCCTGTTCCCCGGGTCGTTTCTCCTGACGAAGCGCTGCCGGTGTACGGTGCACGTCTACGGCGACGGAGCCCAGGCCCCAATCAACGTGGATGCCTGTGGCCGCTGCCGGCGCTATGCCCGGTGGAAAGCGCAGCGGGTGGGGAGAGCCTGATGAGCCGACCCTCCCTCGCGCAGCTGGGCACGGATCTGGGCCAGCTGGTCACCCAGAAGAACCAGGCCTATGGGAACTCCTGGGCCAAGACCGGAGAGTTCCTCAAGCTCTTGTTTCCGGAGGGGATCCGGCCGGAGCAGTACACGGATGCGTTGCTGCTGGTCCGGATCTTCGACAAGCAGATGCGAATCGCCACTCGGAAGGGGGCGTTCGCGGAATCCCCGTTCCAGGACATCGCCGGCTACGGGCTGCTCGGGATGTTCAAGGACCAGACCGAGGCGGGAGGCTGACATGGCGCGACTGGCCTCGCAGGCCAAGATGGGGTTCTACCCGACCCCGCCGCTCAGCTTGGCCCGGGTCGCCGCATGGGTGCGGCCGAAAGCACGTGACCGCGACGAGCCTTACGCCTTGCTCGACCCCTGTTGCGGGGAAGGGCAGGCGTTGAAGACCATCGCAAATCAATTCCACGCGAGTCAGACCTGGGGAATCGAGCCGGATGTCGATCGGGCGATGCAGGCGAGCCAGATCCTGCAGACGGTTGTCCAAGGCTCGATCTTCGATGCCCGGATCAATCCGCTGGCGTGCATGGGATTGCTCTGGTTGAACCCACCGTACGATACCGAAGGTCGGGTGCGGTCGGAAGTCACCTTCTTGAAGCACGCCCATAAGTGGTTGGTTCCTGGCGGCGTCCTGGTGTTCATCGTGCCCGAGGCGATCATCCAGGATGAGCAGACCGCCCGATGGATCGGGCGGCATTACACCCGCCTGAAGGCCTTCCGGTTGGTCACCAGCGAATACCCGCTGTTTCGGCAGGTGGTGCTGTTCGGCCTCAAACGGCCGGCGCCCGTGGAGCCGGAAGCGGCGGAGATCCTGCCGGCCGGGCCGTATCCGCACCTGGACGCCCCCAATCTGCGGGTGGTCCCCTATGAGGTTCCGGCGACCCACGGACCCTCGACCTTTCAGGCGGGGGACACCATCACGGATGAGGATTTGAGCCAGGATGCGTCCAAACTGCAGGACGACATCGCGAAGCTCTGTGCAACCGATCGGCTGGAAGCTGGCGCCCTGTCGCCTCTGTTGCCGTTGCGCAAGGGGCATCTGGTGGCGTTGCTGACGGCCGGTCTCTTGGATGGCCGGGTCGCCGGGCCTCATGGAGATCTGGTCATCAAAGGCTACTCATCGCGTGTACAGCATACGCGGGAGGAGCCTGAGGAGGGCAAGGAAATCACCACGGACACCTACGCCGTGGGGATCCGTGTCCTCGACCTTGCCAAAGGGAGTTGGTATGACATCCGGTAATCCACCGTTCGTCGCCTGCACGATCCGGGGGCAGGGCGTGACGGTCCGGTCGCCGCTGGCCCTGTATGAGGCCGCGACCCCGAACCGAATTGTCCTCCTGTCGGTCTATGGCTCCCCCCAGCAGACCCGGGCCATCTCCGCCCTCTTGGCGACCGGCCAGGTGCTGCTCGCGGACGGGCCCGCCGGCCAACTGATCGAATTGCGGCGTCCTGAGCAGCTCCGGATCCGCGGCCGAGCCATCGGCTACGGGAAACAGCATCTGCTGCTGTGGGACGAGCAGATTCGCGACACGCATGTCATCTGGATGTCGCCGGATCGTAAGCTCGCCAGCCTGCAGGACGCGTTGAATCTTCGCACGATTCCATTTGACCCCGCCTGGCTGCCCGCAATGGACACGCTCCTCACCGAGGGCGACTATTTCGAGCCGCTCGCCGGCTGGGGGCCGGCTCAGGGGTACCGGGTTCGGTGGGACGATGCCGCCATCTGCGATGCGCTGGTGAAACGGTTCGGCCAGCCTCAGCCGACCAAGGCCCCACGCCGGAAGCGAACAGTCGAACAGGCCGCCTAAGCAGGCGGACAATCTCAGACAAGGAGACACACGCGGTATGGGATGGTATCGCTACCAGACCCTCTCGATTGATCATGCCAGCGATGACGAGTTGCGGGCGATCTACCGGGCGCTCAAGGACCACGACGACGCCCGGTATATCTTTGACGTTCCGCATGAAGAACCCAACCTCGACCAGTTGACCTGGTACGGCTGCGCGAATGAGCGCAATCCTCCGTCGTTGGTCGAGTTCTTCGGCGAGCTGAGCCGACGGTTTCCGGCCGTCCTGTTCACGGTGGAGTGGTACGATGATCGGCCGGAGGAGGAGGCCGGCCGGGTCTACTACCGGAATGGCCGGAAGCAGGAGGTCTTCGCAGAGGTCTCTTATCCGGCCTTCGATCCCACGCGAGCCGAACCGATCGAGAGCGCGTCCCAGGGCTCCCTCAGCGTGGGGGGGCCGACCCCGGGTGGGCGGCTATGCCCAAGAGGAGGAAAGAGTTGGCCGTCCAGTTGAAGGAATTCCTCGAAACGTACGCGGATCAGCTGGCCGAGACGCTGGAAGCCAAGCTGACGCCGCTCTACAACCCCGAAAAACCTACCGGGGTGGACGCCTATGCCCAACGGCTGCTGGGCTTGAAACGCCAACTGTTTCGGGTGCAGGCGGAAGTGGTGAAAGGCATGGCCAAAGCACTCTATCAGGCCGGCCGTCAACGGCTGTTCATTGTCGGCGAGCAGGGCTGCGGAAAGACCACGCTCGCCCATGCCACGGTCGCGGTCGCGCCACGGCCGCAACGGGTGCTGGTGGTCTGTCCCGGGCACCTGGTCGAAAAGTGGCTGCGGGAAGCGCGAGCCATCATTCCCGACGTGCAGACGATCGACCTCTCAGTGCAGCACGTCATCACGATGCTGGATGAGCTGCGCACGATCCGCACGCGACCGGAGCGGCACGAGGTGTACGTGATCTCCAAGGAACGGCTCAAGCTCAGCTACGGGTGGCGACCCGCCGCCTGGAAGAAGGGACGATACGGGGGACCGCATTGTCCCGCCTGCGGGGTACGTGCCTGCTCCGGCGATGATCTCCTCGTCTGGAGTCAGCTGGAGACGAAGCGGCGGTCCTGCGGGATCTGCGGGGAGCCGCTCTGGCAGGCGGATCCCAAGATCCGGCGCATGGCGCCCGTCGAGTACATGAAGAAACGGCTCAAAGGGTTCTTCGACGTCATGGTGCTCGATGAGGTGCACGAGCTCAAAGGCGGCGACACCCTCCAAGGGCAGGCGATGGGCGGGGTGCTCGGCTTGGCCCGACGCAGCCTGAAGCTCACCGGCACGCTCAACGGCGGGTACGCGGATGACCTCTTTTACCTCCTCTTTCGCACCGACCCGAACCGGATGAAGAAGGATGGGTTTGAGCATGGGCAGGTCTCGTCCTTCATGGAGCGGTACGGGGTCATCGAGATCGTGAAGGATCTCCAAGACGGGGATGATCACCGATACGGACGGGGCCGCAAGAAACAGGTCATGGTGCGGAAACGTCCAGGGGTTTCCCCTGTGGTCATTGGCCGGCATCTCCTGGACAAGACCGTCTTTATCCGCCTGGCGGACGTGATCGACGGGCTCCCGCCCTACGAGGAGCGGGTCGTCACGATCGCCATGAATGACGAGCAACGAGCCGAATACGCCGCGTTGGAGCGCAAGCTCCGTCAGGCGGTTCGCACGCATGGTCGTCGCGCCTTGGGTGCCTTGCTCCAATCGCTGCTGTCCTATCCCGATTCCTGTCCCCTGTTCGGCGAAGAAGTCAAGATTCGGGACCGGGTCGGCCAAGCCGTCGAAACGGTCACGGCCCCGCGCATTCAGATGCCGGCCGAGACCCTGCTCCCGAAGGAGCGGGAACTACTGGACCTGATCGCGCAGGAACGAGCTGAGGGCCGGAAGTCGCTGATTTACGTGAACTTCACGGAATCCCGCGACATTCGACCGCGGCTCAAGTCGATCGCGGAAGCGGCCGGCCATCGAGTCGGGGTACTGGACAAGTCCATTGCGCCGAAAAAGCGGGAGGCCTGGATCGCCGACCATCAGCGCGACATTGATGTGTTGGTGACCAACCCCGAGCTCGTGAAGACGGGGCTGGATCTCTATGCCTTCCCCAACATCATGTTCTACCAGCCTGGGTATAACCTTTTCACGCTCCGGCAGGCGGCCCGGCGGTCGTGGCGGATCGGCCAGAGCCAACCGGTCAAAGTGACGTTCTTGTGCTATGAATCCACCATGCAGAGCATTGCGATCTACTTGATCGCCAAGAAGCTCGAGGCGGCCTTGCTGGTGGAAGGGGATCTCCCGGAAGGTCTCGCCGAATACGGCCAGAGCCATGCCTCGTTGATCGAGGAGATGGGGAAGGCTCTTGCTGACGGGCAACGGTATTCGGGGGCCGAAGCCGCCTGGGCGGAGTTCCGCAAGAAGGAGATCGAGGCGCAGCTGGCCATCGGACAGTCGGCCGATCAGCTCGAACAGATCATCCACCGCGGCCCGCCGGAGGCGTTGGGCAGCCTCACTCAGCCGAACGTCACGATCAAGGTCTCGATCCTATCCAACAAGCGCCGTAAGACCACGACATCCGTGCTGGAAGTGACGCCGGAGGATCTGGACTCGCTGGCGGAAACGCACGGAGCCCTCCAGTTCGCGCTGTTCTGAGAAGCCAGAGGCGCGGCGAAGTGGAATCCTCCATGCAGCGCCTCTGGCTGGCTGTAATACTCCTAAGAAGGCTGGGGGTTTTTGCGGTCGCTGCGACCGTTGGGTTACTGATTGCTTCGTGGCCCTATCTCAAGCGCTGGCTGCATCGTCGATAGCACCCAGTCTCATGGGTAGTTGGCAAAGCGTCATGGAGGAGGAATCCTCCATGACGCTTTTTTTGTGCGCCCGGCCGGGCGCACTGACTTGATGGATGCAAAGGAGGATAGCTGAGATTGACATTCACACGGCTCACGCCGTGGGCGTTTGGCCGTAATACTTCACTAGCAGACTGTTGTTGCTGTAGGCCATTGCGGTATGGCCGAAACCTCTACGCGGATTCGTCGATGCTGTCGCACGCTGACCACGACCCACTGCGCGATCGACCTGCCTTCTTCACGAATACAGCCTTACATATCCAACACTTAACCATTTCACATCACATAAGGAGGGTTTCTATGCTCGTGACCGAGCCATCTGGCACGATGACGCACGTCGTGTCTGATGGCGAAATCCTGACGGCTGTGAAGCGGAACCAGATCCTGGCCTCGTTCCAGCCGATCGTGGATCGAGACGGGGGGATTCGCAAAGCCGAGGCGCTCCTCCAGTGGGAGCATCCCCGGCTGGGACGCCTGCCGGCCCGTCTCTTCATCGAGCGCCTGTTGGCGCTCGCCCCCAGTCGCTCCATCGTCCAGTCTCTCTGTCGGTATCTGCGCGGTCTGGATTGGCCGCTGCATC
This sequence is a window from Nitrospirota bacterium. Protein-coding genes within it:
- a CDS encoding magnesium chelatase domain-containing protein yields the protein MLAKVMSAALVGLDAHPIEVEVDIGGGLPQFSVVGLPDATVKESRDRVRAALKNTGFSFPVKKITVNLAPAGLKKEGSGLDLPIAVGILVAEEVLPAESVMGRTLVGELSLDGRVKPIAGALSISLACARNGALLLPADNAAEAAVVDGVTAYPVRTLPEAVEFLGGRCAIPPASVDRQVLFSERVNEEDDFADVVGQDHAKRALEVAAAGGHNLLTLWTQFQ
- a CDS encoding DUF6094 domain-containing protein, whose protein sequence is MARLASQAKMGFYPTPPLSLARVAAWVRPKARDRDEPYALLDPCCGEGQALKTIANQFHASQTWGIEPDVDRAMQASQILQTVVQGSIFDARINPLACMGLLWLNPPYDTEGRVRSEVTFLKHAHKWLVPGGVLVFIVPEAIIQDEQTARWIGRHYTRLKAFRLVTSEYPLFRQVVLFGLKRPAPVEPEAAEILPAGPYPHLDAPNLRVVPYEVPATHGPSTFQAGDTITDEDLSQDASKLQDDIAKLCATDRLEAGALSPLLPLRKGHLVALLTAGLLDGRVAGPHGDLVIKGYSSRVQHTREEPEEGKEITTDTYAVGIRVLDLAKGSWYDIR
- a CDS encoding DEAD/DEAH box helicase; translation: MAVQLKEFLETYADQLAETLEAKLTPLYNPEKPTGVDAYAQRLLGLKRQLFRVQAEVVKGMAKALYQAGRQRLFIVGEQGCGKTTLAHATVAVAPRPQRVLVVCPGHLVEKWLREARAIIPDVQTIDLSVQHVITMLDELRTIRTRPERHEVYVISKERLKLSYGWRPAAWKKGRYGGPHCPACGVRACSGDDLLVWSQLETKRRSCGICGEPLWQADPKIRRMAPVEYMKKRLKGFFDVMVLDEVHELKGGDTLQGQAMGGVLGLARRSLKLTGTLNGGYADDLFYLLFRTDPNRMKKDGFEHGQVSSFMERYGVIEIVKDLQDGDDHRYGRGRKKQVMVRKRPGVSPVVIGRHLLDKTVFIRLADVIDGLPPYEERVVTIAMNDEQRAEYAALERKLRQAVRTHGRRALGALLQSLLSYPDSCPLFGEEVKIRDRVGQAVETVTAPRIQMPAETLLPKERELLDLIAQERAEGRKSLIYVNFTESRDIRPRLKSIAEAAGHRVGVLDKSIAPKKREAWIADHQRDIDVLVTNPELVKTGLDLYAFPNIMFYQPGYNLFTLRQAARRSWRIGQSQPVKVTFLCYESTMQSIAIYLIAKKLEAALLVEGDLPEGLAEYGQSHASLIEEMGKALADGQRYSGAEAAWAEFRKKEIEAQLAIGQSADQLEQIIHRGPPEALGSLTQPNVTIKVSILSNKRRKTTTSVLEVTPEDLDSLAETHGALQFALF